In Nakamurella antarctica, the following are encoded in one genomic region:
- a CDS encoding ComF family protein: MYAFARYRGPVRAAVLAGKEKGRRDLPALLGESLGLGVLRLLSISVLTTPLWLVPAPSRAWAARARGGDPVTAMAVAAASILSRHGSNVGVAPCLSTSRAARDSVGLDAASRVRNLRGRIICDVRACPPPGAAVVLVDDVFTTGATSAIASEALAQFQLSVQAILVLATAAPFS, translated from the coding sequence GTGTACGCATTCGCCAGGTACCGGGGGCCGGTGCGCGCTGCTGTCCTGGCGGGGAAGGAAAAAGGTCGCCGCGACCTACCGGCGCTTCTGGGGGAGTCGTTGGGATTGGGCGTACTGAGGCTGCTCAGTATCTCCGTGCTCACTACGCCGCTATGGCTGGTTCCGGCTCCCTCTCGGGCGTGGGCTGCACGGGCTCGCGGCGGTGACCCGGTAACCGCTATGGCGGTGGCGGCAGCCTCGATTCTCTCTCGTCACGGGTCAAATGTGGGAGTAGCGCCCTGTTTGTCGACATCGCGGGCAGCGCGGGACTCCGTGGGTTTGGATGCTGCAAGCCGAGTACGTAACCTGCGGGGCCGGATAATCTGCGACGTGAGAGCTTGCCCCCCGCCCGGCGCTGCCGTGGTGCTGGTCGATGATGTCTTCACCACGGGTGCCACGAGCGCCATTGCGAGCGAGGCCCTAGCCCAATTCCAATTGTCGGTGCAGGCGATTCTTGTCCTTGCCACCGCCGCGCCATTTAGCTGA
- the hpf gene encoding ribosome hibernation-promoting factor, HPF/YfiA family, which yields MDIVVTGRNVEVPEHYRAKVADKLDRLERYDSKIVRAEIELAHETNRRQAKVCQKVEITLVTKGPAVRAEGKGENFYAALEKAVDKLETRARRAADRRHDKQHERTPISAMVAPDEALLALPETSSVDESADHRDHSAFSDELDDSDFAQGADGGPGRVVRVKDHPAEPITVDQALFQMELVGHDFYLFNDADTSLPTVVYRRHGFDYGLLRLS from the coding sequence GTGGACATCGTTGTGACCGGACGTAATGTCGAAGTCCCGGAGCACTACCGCGCCAAGGTCGCGGACAAACTCGATCGCTTGGAACGCTACGACTCCAAAATCGTGCGAGCCGAGATCGAACTTGCCCATGAGACGAATCGCCGGCAGGCCAAAGTTTGCCAAAAGGTCGAAATCACCCTGGTGACCAAGGGCCCCGCCGTTCGCGCTGAGGGCAAGGGAGAAAATTTCTACGCCGCCCTCGAAAAGGCCGTGGACAAGCTAGAGACTCGGGCCCGGCGAGCGGCGGATCGCCGGCACGATAAGCAGCACGAGCGAACACCGATCAGTGCGATGGTGGCCCCAGACGAGGCCCTGCTGGCGCTACCAGAGACCAGCAGCGTCGATGAGAGCGCTGATCACCGTGACCACAGCGCGTTTTCCGATGAGTTAGATGACTCCGATTTCGCACAAGGCGCCGACGGTGGTCCAGGCCGGGTGGTTCGCGTGAAGGATCACCCAGCAGAACCAATTACCGTCGATCAAGCCTTGTTCCAAATGGAACTTGTCGGGCATGACTTTTACCTTTTCAATGACGCTGATACCAGCTTGCCGACGGTGGTTTATCGTCGACACGGCTTCGACTACGGGCTGCTGCGGCTTTCCTGA
- a CDS encoding Rv3235 family protein, producing MTTAAFNTTALLSSPLPPRDEHQPRTLVTTRPYLCAVPACEPPFDDDPANAGWPRGPVGRGAPPSSRFQPLSEPSRRAAPSPPPRGVTAHSPGTFSAVQVREAAPAANAKACAPATLTDSAPRWAAPTSQQSAGVKSGPAAPTTVIDAMVPSWSEESDCGITRTPTRDLPPAREIAGVLSRAVVEVMTGYRQLAQLRVHCAPTVFAGLARMITPAGTPPRLVSVRSSEPADGVVEACAVFRRQERTAALAFRLQGIDGRWRITALQIG from the coding sequence ATGACTACAGCAGCCTTCAACACCACTGCCCTACTAAGTTCTCCGCTACCGCCCAGGGATGAGCACCAACCTCGCACGCTCGTCACCACGCGCCCTTACCTGTGCGCTGTCCCCGCATGCGAACCGCCCTTCGACGACGATCCCGCGAACGCTGGATGGCCGCGAGGTCCTGTGGGGCGCGGTGCCCCACCGAGCTCCCGATTCCAGCCACTTTCTGAGCCGTCCCGGCGTGCAGCTCCGAGCCCTCCACCTCGCGGGGTGACGGCGCATTCACCAGGGACCTTTTCTGCGGTCCAGGTTCGAGAAGCCGCACCCGCAGCGAACGCAAAGGCTTGTGCACCAGCAACTTTGACAGATAGTGCCCCACGTTGGGCCGCACCTACTTCCCAGCAGTCGGCTGGCGTCAAATCAGGGCCAGCGGCGCCTACGACCGTCATAGATGCGATGGTGCCAAGTTGGTCTGAGGAATCGGACTGCGGTATTACTCGGACGCCAACTCGAGATCTACCCCCCGCTCGTGAAATCGCGGGAGTCCTTTCCCGCGCGGTGGTCGAGGTAATGACAGGTTATCGCCAACTAGCCCAGCTACGAGTCCATTGTGCTCCAACGGTTTTCGCCGGTCTGGCTCGAATGATCACGCCGGCAGGCACGCCGCCCCGGCTTGTGTCCGTGCGCTCTAGCGAACCCGCCGACGGCGTTGTGGAGGCCTGTGCGGTGTTTCGGCGTCAAGAACGCACCGCAGCTCTTGCATTCAGGCTGCAGGGCATCGACGGCAGATGGCGAATTACCGCCCTGCAGATCGGCTAA
- a CDS encoding type II toxin-antitoxin system Phd/YefM family antitoxin produces the protein MAETVNIYDAKARLSQLIAQVEAGEIITLARNGKPVALLTPLGTIRPDRVSGSLKGMIVIAEGFDDLGLGEDEQGYGE, from the coding sequence ATGGCGGAGACAGTAAACATTTATGACGCAAAAGCGCGCCTCTCTCAACTCATCGCTCAGGTCGAGGCTGGCGAGATCATCACCCTCGCGCGAAATGGGAAACCAGTAGCTCTGCTGACTCCGCTAGGCACCATTCGTCCTGATCGGGTTTCAGGGTCCCTGAAGGGCATGATCGTCATTGCTGAAGGCTTCGATGACCTTGGCCTCGGCGAAGACGAGCAGGGGTATGGCGAATGA
- the ahcY gene encoding adenosylhomocysteinase, with the protein MTSTIPAPVADRIGNLDFKVADLSLAEYGRKEIKLAEHEMPGLMALRREYAEVQPLKGARIAGSLHMTVQTAVLIETLVSLGADVRWVSCNIFSTQDHAAAATVVGPTGSPEEPKGVSVYAWKGETLPEYWWCTDQMLRWPAGDETVTGPNMILDDGGDVTMLVHKGLQYETAGVVPSADESDSEEWTVILDLLRESLKTDATYFTRMGPNILGVTEETTTGVLRLYQLAAAGELLFPAINVNDSVTKSKFDNKYGCRHSLIDGLNRATDVLIGGKVALIAGYGDVGKGSAESLRGQGARVIIAETDPICALQALMDGYQVGTIDDLIGDADFVITTTGNKDIITTQHMLAMKHQAILGNIGHFDNEIDMAGLARIPGISKMEIKPQVHLWTFPSGRTMLVLSEGRLLNLGNATGHPSFVMSASFSNQVIAQIELYTKRNEYDLEVYRLPKALDEKVAKIHVEALGGKLTKLTKEQAEYIGVDVEGPYKADHYRY; encoded by the coding sequence GTGACGTCAACCATCCCGGCCCCAGTGGCCGACCGCATTGGCAATCTGGACTTTAAGGTTGCCGACCTGTCGCTGGCCGAATACGGCCGCAAGGAAATCAAGCTAGCCGAGCACGAGATGCCGGGCCTGATGGCGTTGCGCCGTGAGTACGCAGAGGTGCAGCCGCTCAAGGGCGCCCGGATAGCCGGCTCCTTGCATATGACGGTCCAAACCGCAGTGTTGATCGAGACCCTCGTCAGCCTCGGCGCCGACGTGCGCTGGGTGTCCTGCAACATCTTTTCGACCCAGGACCATGCCGCGGCAGCCACCGTCGTAGGCCCCACTGGTTCCCCCGAAGAGCCCAAGGGTGTCTCGGTGTACGCGTGGAAGGGCGAGACCCTCCCGGAGTACTGGTGGTGCACCGATCAAATGCTGCGCTGGCCGGCAGGCGATGAGACAGTGACCGGACCCAACATGATCCTGGATGACGGCGGCGACGTCACCATGTTGGTGCACAAGGGACTTCAGTACGAAACCGCAGGAGTTGTCCCGTCCGCTGACGAATCAGATTCCGAAGAATGGACCGTCATCCTCGACCTGCTCCGCGAGTCGCTGAAGACAGATGCCACCTACTTCACCCGGATGGGCCCGAACATCCTGGGCGTCACCGAGGAGACCACCACCGGTGTGCTGCGCCTGTACCAACTCGCTGCCGCCGGCGAGCTCTTGTTCCCGGCCATTAACGTCAACGACTCTGTCACCAAGAGCAAGTTCGACAACAAGTACGGCTGCCGGCACTCCCTGATCGACGGCCTCAACCGCGCCACCGACGTCCTCATCGGCGGCAAGGTAGCCCTGATCGCTGGCTACGGCGACGTCGGAAAGGGCAGCGCCGAGTCCCTGCGCGGCCAGGGCGCACGCGTCATCATCGCGGAGACCGACCCGATCTGCGCGCTGCAGGCCCTCATGGACGGTTACCAGGTCGGCACCATCGACGACCTGATCGGCGACGCCGACTTCGTCATCACCACCACCGGCAACAAGGACATCATCACGACCCAACACATGTTGGCGATGAAGCACCAGGCGATCCTTGGCAACATCGGCCACTTCGATAATGAGATCGATATGGCAGGCCTTGCAAGGATTCCTGGGATTTCCAAGATGGAAATCAAGCCCCAGGTCCACCTGTGGACATTCCCGAGTGGCCGCACCATGCTTGTACTGTCCGAAGGTCGCCTGCTCAACCTGGGCAACGCGACTGGACACCCGTCCTTCGTGATGTCTGCGTCGTTCTCCAACCAGGTGATCGCGCAGATCGAGCTGTACACCAAGCGCAACGAGTACGACCTCGAGGTTTACCGCCTGCCCAAGGCTCTGGACGAGAAGGTTGCCAAGATCCACGTCGAGGCACTCGGTGGCAAGCTCACCAAGCTCACCAAGGAGCAGGCCGAGTACATCGGCGTCGATGTCGAAGGCCCGTACAAGGCAGATCACTACCGCTACTAG
- the mtrB gene encoding MtrAB system histidine kinase MtrB, producing MSKKLPRDDFDDVPTGPIDLSAVRAELAAESSPGSRSRGSRSPGSPKQSRAAFSRRRFKELLFFCARSLRVRVIVATFILSGVVIVALGFVLQNEITSRLLENKRDAAIAESEALRPDVGAALDGADTDPSQLKRLMNRTLDVLTVPGTADSTSQGSTAGVYEPALASTRGLVGEVDVGPIADVPAALRQRVVEGYLSTQYTSVVRNGSTVPALVVGVPVVARGDTTFELYLIYLLTAETGSVAVVQNLLLAGGGVLVVLLTGIAALIAHQVVRPVQLASAAAGRLAAGALDERMPVQGPIEISQLAGSFNGMAEAIKVQIRQLEEFGALQRRFTSDVSHELRTPLTTVRMAADLLFDARADLPSYLTRSTELMVDELDRFEDLLADLLEISRYDAGMAELSAEPIDLRSTIANSVAAVRTIADNAGVHIVVDVPEAPTHSEIDSRRIERILRNLLANAIDHAEGNPILIQLAADSQAAAISVTDSGVGLNPGEAGLVFNRFWRADPSRQRQTGGTGLGLAIAMEDAKLHGGWLQAYGRPGVGSRFRLTLPRVSGTLLTESPLPLAPEESGAEGESEDHTRFAASSPERRYLEDGLTFAAVSPVALVASAAAEQPSIVLKAHMPAETAWARSQHNYDPEPAALHDSGLDTDAEPSLDEERRGTV from the coding sequence ATGAGTAAGAAGCTGCCGAGGGACGACTTTGACGACGTGCCCACTGGGCCGATCGATCTGTCAGCTGTGCGCGCCGAGCTCGCGGCCGAAAGTTCACCGGGGTCCCGCAGCCGGGGGTCCCGCAGCCCCGGGTCACCCAAGCAGTCGCGGGCGGCCTTCTCACGTCGACGGTTTAAAGAACTCTTGTTTTTTTGTGCCCGATCCTTGAGGGTCCGCGTCATCGTTGCCACCTTTATCCTGTCCGGCGTTGTCATCGTCGCTCTGGGGTTTGTGTTGCAGAACGAGATCACCAGTCGGCTTCTGGAAAACAAGCGCGACGCCGCTATCGCTGAATCCGAGGCGCTTCGCCCTGATGTCGGCGCAGCCTTGGATGGCGCGGACACCGACCCCAGCCAGCTCAAGCGATTGATGAACCGGACGCTGGACGTGCTAACGGTGCCCGGAACCGCCGACAGCACCTCGCAGGGTTCCACGGCAGGTGTCTACGAACCGGCGCTGGCCTCTACGCGGGGACTTGTCGGCGAAGTCGATGTGGGGCCAATCGCCGATGTTCCTGCTGCGCTTCGGCAGCGGGTGGTGGAGGGCTATTTGTCGACGCAATACACCTCCGTGGTTCGGAACGGATCGACGGTACCCGCACTCGTCGTGGGGGTACCGGTGGTAGCCCGCGGTGACACCACATTCGAGCTCTATCTGATCTATTTGCTGACCGCCGAAACCGGGTCGGTAGCAGTGGTGCAAAATCTGCTCCTTGCCGGTGGTGGTGTGCTGGTGGTCCTGCTGACCGGTATCGCCGCTCTCATTGCGCACCAAGTCGTTCGGCCCGTTCAGTTGGCCTCCGCCGCAGCCGGACGGCTAGCGGCAGGCGCACTCGACGAGCGAATGCCGGTGCAGGGGCCCATCGAGATCTCCCAACTCGCAGGATCTTTCAATGGAATGGCCGAGGCGATCAAGGTTCAGATTCGGCAACTCGAAGAATTTGGCGCACTGCAGCGACGGTTCACCTCAGATGTTTCCCACGAGCTTCGGACGCCGCTGACGACAGTTCGGATGGCAGCGGACCTCTTATTCGACGCCCGCGCCGACCTCCCGTCCTATCTGACCCGTTCTACAGAGTTGATGGTGGACGAACTTGACAGGTTCGAAGATCTGCTGGCAGATCTCTTGGAGATCAGCCGATACGACGCGGGGATGGCGGAGCTCAGCGCCGAACCCATCGACTTGCGTTCAACGATCGCCAACAGCGTTGCCGCCGTGCGGACCATCGCCGACAATGCTGGCGTTCACATCGTGGTTGACGTTCCAGAGGCTCCCACGCACAGCGAGATCGATTCCCGCCGAATCGAGCGCATCTTGCGAAACCTCTTGGCGAACGCCATCGATCACGCGGAGGGCAACCCCATCCTGATCCAGCTCGCAGCGGATAGTCAGGCTGCGGCCATCTCGGTCACCGATAGCGGAGTGGGACTCAATCCTGGGGAGGCCGGCTTGGTCTTCAACAGATTCTGGCGGGCCGACCCGTCACGGCAGCGTCAAACGGGCGGAACGGGCTTGGGCCTGGCCATCGCCATGGAGGATGCCAAGCTGCACGGAGGTTGGTTGCAGGCGTACGGACGCCCCGGAGTCGGCTCACGCTTCCGGCTAACGTTGCCCAGAGTGAGTGGCACACTGCTCACCGAGTCGCCGCTACCGCTGGCACCCGAAGAATCCGGCGCAGAAGGTGAATCTGAGGACCACACCAGATTCGCCGCCTCCTCGCCGGAACGTCGTTATTTGGAGGACGGTTTGACCTTCGCAGCAGTCTCGCCGGTGGCTCTCGTTGCGTCAGCTGCGGCAGAGCAGCCCAGCATCGTTTTGAAGGCACACATGCCAGCAGAAACTGCGTGGGCACGCTCTCAGCACAACTATGACCCCGAGCCAGCCGCACTCCATGATTCTGGCCTGGACACAGACGCGGAACCTTCTCTGGACGAAGAGCGGAGGGGGACGGTATGA
- a CDS encoding type II toxin-antitoxin system VapC family toxin, translated as MKVLVDTHVLLWWLSGDDALSGSHREILTDGSNKIFVSSVTVAEISIKRSVGKLTVPEGIASAILDAGFDELLFTFGHAELLRALPFHHRDPFDRMLIAQCQAEALKFATVDPRMAPYDLSVV; from the coding sequence ATGAAGGTTCTCGTTGACACCCACGTACTGCTTTGGTGGCTTAGCGGGGATGACGCACTCTCGGGATCGCACCGGGAAATCCTCACCGATGGCAGCAACAAAATTTTTGTATCCTCAGTGACGGTTGCCGAGATCTCGATCAAGCGCTCGGTGGGGAAACTGACGGTGCCGGAGGGAATAGCCAGCGCGATTCTCGACGCTGGCTTTGACGAACTTCTATTTACATTCGGGCATGCGGAACTGTTGCGGGCGCTGCCCTTTCACCACCGTGACCCGTTCGACCGGATGCTGATCGCCCAATGTCAGGCGGAAGCCCTGAAGTTCGCGACCGTCGACCCGCGAATGGCGCCGTACGACCTCTCCGTTGTCTAG
- the mtrA gene encoding MtrAB system response regulator MtrA has translation MRSRVLVVDDDPALAEMLTIVLRGEGFDTAVVRDGAKAVEAFRETHPDLILLDLMLPGTSGLEVCKEIRAESGVPIIMLTAKTDTVDVVLGLEAGADDYVMKPFKPKELTARIRARLRQTDVGAAERLRVADIDIDVPGHQVIRDGEQIALTPLEFDLLVALARKPRQVFTREVLLEQVWGYRHAADTRLVNVHVQRLRSKIEKDPERPEVVLTVRGVGYKAGSL, from the coding sequence ATGAGATCGCGCGTTTTAGTAGTGGATGACGACCCGGCGTTGGCAGAAATGCTCACGATTGTGCTGCGTGGGGAGGGATTCGATACCGCCGTTGTTCGCGACGGCGCCAAGGCAGTGGAAGCTTTCCGCGAAACCCACCCCGATCTGATCCTGCTCGACCTGATGCTCCCAGGGACATCCGGGCTGGAGGTCTGCAAGGAGATCCGCGCCGAGTCCGGCGTGCCGATCATCATGTTGACCGCGAAGACAGACACCGTTGATGTCGTACTCGGGCTTGAGGCGGGCGCTGACGATTACGTCATGAAACCGTTTAAGCCGAAGGAACTCACGGCCCGGATCCGGGCCCGTCTGCGCCAGACCGATGTGGGGGCTGCTGAACGCCTTCGAGTGGCTGACATTGATATCGACGTCCCTGGCCACCAGGTGATCCGAGACGGTGAGCAGATTGCGCTGACGCCACTGGAATTTGACCTGCTCGTTGCGTTAGCTCGCAAACCCCGGCAGGTTTTCACCCGTGAGGTGTTGCTGGAGCAGGTCTGGGGTTACCGTCACGCCGCCGATACCCGTTTGGTCAACGTGCATGTTCAGCGTCTGCGTTCGAAGATCGAAAAGGATCCAGAGCGCCCCGAGGTGGTCCTTACCGTCAGGGGGGTCGGCTACAAGGCGGGTTCGCTGTAG
- the secA gene encoding preprotein translocase subunit SecA: MVLSRLLRAGESKTVKRLRSIADHINQLEADYVDLSDAELRELTDKFKQRVADGETLDDLLPEAFAVVREAAKRTLGQRHFDVQLMGGAALHLGNIAEMKTGEGKTLVSTLPAYLNALSGKGVHVVTTNDYLAKRDSEWMGRVHRFLGLKVDVILSQLSPAERKIAYEADITYGTNNEFGFDYLRDNMAWGHDGLVQRGHHFAVIDEVDSILIDEARTPLIISGPSDQSSKWYSEFARLVPRLKKEADYEVDESKRTVGVSEEGVAKIEQALGIDNLYESVNTPLVGFLNNALKAKELYKKDRDYIVVSGEVLIVDEFTGRVLHGRRYNEGMHQAIEAKEGVEIKAENQTLATITLQNYFRLYERLSGMTGTAQTEAAELSQTYGLGVVPIPSNKPVVRLDEADMIYKSEDAKFDAVVTDIESRHQNGQPVLIGTASVEKSELLSKKLLRAGIPHEVLNAKNHAREAAIIAQAGRAGSVTVATNMAGRGTDIILGGNIEFAADIALRDKGLSPTETPEEYEAGWLDAVEEATKKTKSEAEKVRKAGGLYVLGTERHESRRIDNQLRGRSGRQGDPGESRFYLSLGDDLMRRVGGQTVEMLMTRLRMPEDMPIEHSFVSKAIKNAQTQVEQQNFEIRKNVLKYDEVMNKQRTVIYEERRRVLAGEDLHQQVQNMVTDVVNAYVVSATGTGYAEDWDTDTLWAALKTLYPISVTPESIAKEHGELSAETVKAAVLADAREAYAKREETLSAPITRELERRVVLSVLDRKWREHLYEMDYLKEGIGLRAMAQRDPLVEYQREGFDMFQSMLEALKEESVGFLYNLQVQVTQPGEQAPSQVSQAPQVSSTQGAAAAPAAAPVVQQRRRRPMEALPTQQKAAVAPAADSAPVSLRAKGLGAPVGKQQALTYSGPSESGGTETTGTTKSKSGNSGADKEVGRNAPCPCGSGKKYKQCHGRPSGE, from the coding sequence GTGGTTCTGTCCCGACTGCTGCGCGCAGGCGAATCCAAGACGGTCAAGCGACTGCGATCAATCGCTGACCACATCAACCAGCTCGAGGCTGATTATGTCGACCTCAGCGATGCCGAACTGCGGGAGTTGACCGACAAGTTCAAACAACGCGTCGCCGACGGTGAGACCTTGGACGACCTGCTGCCTGAGGCGTTTGCAGTGGTCCGCGAGGCTGCCAAGCGCACGCTGGGCCAGCGACACTTCGATGTCCAGCTCATGGGCGGCGCCGCGCTGCACTTGGGAAACATCGCAGAGATGAAAACAGGTGAGGGCAAGACACTCGTGTCCACCCTGCCTGCGTATTTAAATGCGCTGTCCGGCAAGGGCGTGCACGTGGTCACCACGAACGACTATCTCGCCAAGCGAGACAGCGAGTGGATGGGGCGCGTCCACCGCTTCCTGGGCCTGAAGGTCGATGTAATTTTGTCGCAACTTTCGCCAGCCGAGCGCAAGATCGCCTATGAAGCCGACATCACCTACGGCACCAACAACGAGTTTGGGTTCGACTACCTGCGCGACAATATGGCGTGGGGCCATGATGGTCTCGTCCAGCGTGGCCATCATTTCGCAGTGATCGACGAAGTTGACTCGATCCTCATCGACGAGGCCCGGACACCCCTTATTATTTCGGGACCGTCAGACCAGTCTTCCAAGTGGTACAGCGAATTTGCTCGGCTTGTCCCGCGGTTGAAGAAGGAAGCCGACTACGAGGTCGACGAATCCAAGCGCACCGTGGGTGTCAGTGAAGAAGGCGTCGCCAAGATTGAGCAAGCGTTGGGGATCGACAACCTCTACGAATCCGTCAACACCCCGCTGGTCGGATTCTTGAACAACGCGCTCAAGGCCAAAGAGCTCTACAAGAAAGACCGCGACTACATCGTGGTCTCCGGCGAAGTCCTGATCGTGGACGAGTTCACAGGCCGCGTGCTGCATGGCCGTCGTTACAACGAGGGTATGCACCAGGCCATCGAGGCTAAAGAAGGCGTGGAAATCAAGGCAGAGAATCAGACCTTGGCCACCATTACTTTGCAGAACTACTTCCGACTCTACGAGCGCCTTTCCGGTATGACGGGAACAGCGCAGACCGAGGCCGCCGAGCTGTCCCAGACTTATGGTCTCGGTGTGGTGCCGATTCCGTCGAACAAGCCAGTGGTCCGTCTCGATGAGGCGGACATGATCTATAAGTCCGAAGACGCCAAGTTTGATGCGGTCGTCACCGATATTGAGTCTCGGCACCAAAACGGTCAGCCGGTGCTCATCGGAACCGCCAGCGTGGAGAAATCCGAGCTGCTCAGCAAAAAGCTGCTCCGCGCTGGAATCCCGCATGAGGTGCTCAACGCCAAGAATCACGCACGAGAAGCGGCCATCATCGCCCAAGCTGGCCGGGCCGGATCCGTCACTGTCGCCACCAACATGGCTGGCCGTGGCACCGACATTATTCTGGGTGGCAACATCGAATTCGCGGCTGACATCGCATTACGCGACAAGGGACTGAGCCCCACTGAAACCCCGGAAGAGTACGAGGCCGGGTGGCTTGATGCTGTGGAAGAAGCCACCAAGAAAACCAAATCAGAAGCGGAAAAGGTCCGTAAAGCGGGTGGCCTTTACGTTCTGGGAACCGAGCGGCACGAGTCCCGCCGCATCGACAACCAGCTGCGGGGGCGCTCCGGCCGTCAGGGGGATCCTGGCGAATCGCGGTTCTACCTCTCGCTGGGCGATGACTTGATGCGCAGGGTCGGCGGTCAGACCGTAGAAATGCTGATGACCAGGTTGCGGATGCCCGAGGACATGCCGATCGAACACAGCTTTGTGTCGAAGGCAATCAAGAATGCCCAGACTCAGGTTGAACAGCAGAACTTTGAGATCCGCAAGAACGTCCTCAAGTACGACGAGGTGATGAACAAGCAGCGCACCGTCATCTATGAAGAGCGTCGCCGCGTCCTTGCTGGCGAGGACCTGCACCAGCAGGTCCAGAACATGGTTACCGACGTGGTGAACGCCTATGTGGTCTCAGCTACCGGTACCGGGTACGCCGAGGACTGGGACACGGACACTCTCTGGGCTGCGCTCAAGACCCTGTACCCGATCAGTGTGACGCCTGAGTCGATCGCCAAGGAGCATGGAGAACTCAGCGCCGAAACCGTCAAGGCCGCTGTCTTGGCCGATGCCCGCGAGGCTTATGCCAAGCGGGAAGAAACGCTGTCCGCACCCATTACCCGTGAACTTGAACGTCGCGTGGTGCTGTCGGTTTTGGATCGCAAATGGCGCGAACATCTCTACGAAATGGACTACCTCAAAGAGGGCATTGGATTGCGGGCGATGGCTCAGCGTGATCCGCTGGTCGAATATCAACGTGAAGGTTTCGACATGTTCCAGTCGATGTTGGAGGCGTTGAAAGAGGAGTCGGTTGGCTTCCTCTACAACCTGCAAGTTCAGGTAACTCAGCCGGGCGAACAAGCTCCTAGCCAAGTGAGCCAAGCCCCCCAGGTATCTTCCACCCAAGGCGCAGCGGCGGCACCAGCGGCGGCGCCGGTTGTCCAGCAGCGCCGCAGGCGCCCGATGGAGGCCCTGCCGACCCAGCAGAAGGCAGCGGTTGCTCCCGCTGCAGATTCTGCCCCGGTATCGTTGCGGGCCAAAGGTTTAGGTGCCCCGGTGGGTAAGCAGCAAGCGTTGACGTATTCCGGACCTAGCGAATCTGGCGGAACCGAGACCACCGGCACCACCAAGTCAAAGTCTGGAAACAGTGGGGCTGATAAGGAAGTCGGCCGAAACGCGCCGTGCCCGTGTGGCTCCGGCAAGAAGTACAAACAGTGCCACGGACGCCCCAGCGGCGAGTGA
- a CDS encoding dTMP kinase, whose amino-acid sequence MGRLIVVEGLDGSGKATLTASLARKWGEQGRTVARLAFPRYGMSVHADLVKDALYGRLGDLSESVYGPALLFALDRQGAAEDIEAALAENDIVLLDRYISSNAAYGSARLGGPAHPNDFAQWVADLEVDRFEIPRPDLQILLDVPVLLAAARARGRAAGDNNRALDSFESDSALQARTAAMYAELAAGQYLSPWRILKPEADGSVAIPADLLGPA is encoded by the coding sequence GTGGGCAGGCTGATCGTTGTCGAAGGACTCGACGGATCGGGTAAAGCAACGCTCACCGCGAGCTTGGCCCGCAAGTGGGGTGAGCAGGGCAGAACCGTTGCCCGGCTTGCATTCCCGCGGTACGGAATGAGTGTCCACGCGGATCTAGTGAAAGACGCGCTGTATGGCCGACTCGGAGATCTCTCCGAGTCGGTCTACGGCCCGGCATTGCTTTTTGCGCTGGATCGCCAAGGCGCTGCCGAAGACATTGAAGCGGCCCTTGCGGAGAATGACATCGTTCTGCTTGACCGATACATCAGCTCCAACGCGGCCTACGGCAGCGCTCGCCTCGGCGGGCCCGCACACCCCAATGACTTCGCGCAGTGGGTCGCGGACCTCGAAGTCGATCGGTTTGAGATCCCGCGCCCGGACCTGCAGATCCTGCTTGACGTGCCGGTGCTTCTTGCCGCCGCACGTGCACGCGGTCGGGCCGCGGGAGACAATAACCGTGCGCTGGATAGCTTTGAATCAGACAGCGCGTTGCAAGCGCGCACGGCTGCGATGTATGCCGAACTTGCTGCAGGGCAGTATCTTTCGCCGTGGCGAATCTTGAAGCCGGAGGCAGATGGGTCCGTCGCCATCCCGGCAGATCTGCTCGGACCGGCCTAG